A single Diceros bicornis minor isolate mBicDic1 chromosome 7, mDicBic1.mat.cur, whole genome shotgun sequence DNA region contains:
- the LOC131407963 gene encoding olfactory receptor 52B4-like, producing the protein MWISILFFISCVFVLLENGLLIFIILIKSSLHEPMYLFLCMLAGVDIAFATTTEPKALAIFWCNNREISVDSCIAQLYFKHSSFISESGILLIMAFDRYIAICYPLKYTMILTHSLRGKIGVAAFLRTHCTIFPMTFLLKRLTFCRNNILPHTFCEHIGLAKYTCDDIQVNIWYGFFVLMSTVILDIVLIFVSYVLILHAVFHILSKDAHHKALNTCGSHVCVIILFYEPWVFSVLTQRFGHHIPLHVHILLANVSMLAPPEC; encoded by the coding sequence ATGTGGATTTCCATTCTCTTCTTCATCTCCTGTGTCTTCGTCCTCCTTGAAAATGGTCTGCTCATCTTCATTATCCTCATCAAAAGCAGCCTCCATGAACCTATGTATCTTTTCCTCTGTATGCTGGCTGGAGTTGACATTGCCTTTGCCACGACCACAGAACCCAAGGCATTGGCCATTTTCTGGTGCAATAATAGGGAAATCTCTGTTGATAGCTGCATTGCTCAGCTCTACTTTAAGCattcctccttcatttctgagtCAGGCATCTTGCTGATTATGGCATTTGACCGCTACATTGCAATATGTTACCCGTTGAAGTACACCATGATACTCACCCACTCTCTGAGAGGAAAAATTGGTGTGGCTGCTTTCTTGAGAACACATTGTACAATTTTTCCCATGACATTTCTTCTGAAGAGGCTGACTTTTTGCAGAAATAATATCCTTCCGCATACATTCTGTGAACATATTGGCTTGGCCAAATATACGTGTGATGACATCCAAGTAAACATCTGGTATGGGTTTTTTGTCTTAATGTCAACAGTGATCCTAGATATTGTCCTCATTTTTGTTTCCTATGTTCTGATTCTCCATGCTGtcttccatatcctctccaaagATGCCCACCACAAAGCTCTCAACACATGTGGCTCCCATGTCTGTGTCATCATCCTCTTTTATGAGCCTTGGGTCTTCTCAGTTCTTACTCAGCGCTTTGGACACCACATCCCACTACACGTCCATATCCTGCTGGCCAATGTCAGCATGCTTGCTCCACCTGAATGCTGA